In one window of Henckelia pumila isolate YLH828 chromosome 1, ASM3356847v2, whole genome shotgun sequence DNA:
- the LOC140879457 gene encoding UDP-glucuronate 4-epimerase 6 codes for MQYHTMIGGSSSPPDTSKTTKLERYNSYIRRVNSTKLLQASSKLLFRATLLVALVLIFFFTLNYPPLSGDNHRIHATNNFLSSAFYGSGASWEKQVRHSSTPRRPNGFSVLVTGAAGFVGSHCSLALKKRGDGVLGIDNFNSYYDPSLKRARQKLLKRHEIFTVEGDINDAELLNKLFDIVPFSHILHLAAQAGVRYAMQNPLSYVNSNVAGFVNLLEVAKSADPQPAIVWASSSSVYGLNSEVPFSETDRTDQPASLYAATKKAGEEIAHTYNHIYGLSLTGLRFFTVYGPWGRPDMAYFFFTKDILQSKSINVYVTQEDKEVARDFTYIDDIVKGCVGALETAEKSTGSGGKKRGAAQLRVYNLGNTSPVTVGKLVGILESLLSAKAKKHVIKMPRNGDVPYTHANVSLAYRDFGYKPTTDLATGLRKFVKWYVSYYGIESRVKKEIDASTNEEA; via the coding sequence ATGCAATACCATACGATGATCGGCGGCTCCTCCTCGCCGCCGGACACCAGCAAGACCACCAAGCTGGAGCGCTACAACAGCTACATCCGCCGCGTCAACAGCACCAAACTCCTTCAAGCTTCATCCAAGCTCCTCTTCCGTGCGACTCTACTCGTCGCCTTGGTTTTGATCTTCTTCTTCACGCTCAACTACCCGCCTCTCTCCGGCGACAACCACCGCATTCACGCCACCAACAACTTCCTCTCCTCCGCCTTCTACGGCAGCGGCGCATCTTGGGAGAAACAGGTCCGCCACTCCTCCACACCCAGACGGCCAAACGGGTTCTCCGTCTTGGTCACCGGCGCCGCCGGATTCGTCGGCTCGCATTGCTCCTTAGCTCTGAAGAAACGTGGCGACGGCGTGTTGGGTATTGATAATTTCAATTCTTACTACGATCCGTCCCTGAAACGGGCCCGGCAAAAGCTGCTAAAAAGGCACGAAATCTTCACTGTGGAAGGGGACATTAACGATGCTGAATTGCTCAACAAATTGTTTGATATCGTCCCGTTTTCGCACATTCTACACTTGGCAGCTCAGGCCGGCGTACGATACGCTATGCAAAATCCACTCTCCTACGTCAACTCCAACGTCGCCGGCTTCGTCAATCTACTGGAGGTGGCTAAATCAGCCGATCCTCAGCCGGCTATCGTTTGGGCTTCGTCGAGCTCCGTTTACGGCTTGAATTCGGAGGTTCCATTCTCTGAAACGGATCGTACAGATCAGCCGGCTAGCTTGTACGCCGCCACGAAAAAGGCCGGGGAAGAAATCGCCCACACTTACAATCATATATACGGGCTATCCTTAACCGGGCTGAGATTTTTCACCGTGTACGGGCCATGGGGAAGGCCCGACATGGCCTACTTCTTCTTCACCAAGGACATCCTCCAGAGCAAGTCCATCAATGTATACGTGACTCAGGAGGACAAGGAGGTGGCGCGTGACTTCACGTACATAGACGACATCGTGAAGGGCTGTGTCGGTGCGCTCGAAACGGCGGAGAAGAGCACCGGAAGCGGCGGAAAGAAGCGCGGGGCGGCGCAGCTGAGGGTGTACAACCTGGGGAACACCTCTCCGGTGACGGTGGGGAAACTGGTCGGGATTCTGGAGAGTTTGCTGAGCGCCAAGGCGAAGAAGCACGTCATCAAAATGCCCCGAAACGGCGACGTTCCGTACACGCATGCTAACGTGAGCCTGGCGTACAGGGACTTCGGGTACAAGCCCACCACCGACTTGGCCACCGGATTGAGGAAGTTCGTCAAGTGGTACGTTAGTTATTACGGAATCGAATCGAGGGTAAAAAAGGAAATTGATGCCTCGACCAATGAGGAAGCATAA